In Phaeobacter porticola, one DNA window encodes the following:
- the lpxC gene encoding UDP-3-O-acyl-N-acetylglucosamine deacetylase, whose amino-acid sequence MQNTLKASVTFDGVGLHSGKPVRMILKPASAGHGICFRRTDIALGNTMVPALWDRVERTPLCTRLVNASGVAVSTVEHIMAALAGCGIHNVMIDIDGPEVPIMDGSSAHFVRGIMQKGLRRLGVPVMAYQMLKPVTVSQDGATATLLPSNRLTIEFHIDFAEAAIGRQSKTLDLRNGSFARELCDSRTFCSRSDVETMQANGLALGGVPGENAVVFDGPQVESGTGLRHRDEPVRHKMLDALGDLSLAGGPVFGHYIGERAGHSLTNTLLRAVFATPGAVRQVSCDAAMTARLPGQGLVWAEIPTDARRVA is encoded by the coding sequence GTGCAAAATACGCTTAAAGCATCGGTGACATTTGACGGCGTGGGGCTCCACTCTGGCAAACCTGTTCGCATGATTCTGAAGCCTGCGTCTGCGGGCCATGGCATCTGCTTCCGGCGCACCGATATCGCTTTGGGCAACACGATGGTTCCGGCTCTGTGGGATCGGGTCGAACGGACGCCGCTCTGTACCCGTCTTGTCAATGCGTCCGGCGTGGCGGTGTCCACCGTGGAACACATCATGGCGGCGCTGGCTGGTTGTGGTATCCATAATGTGATGATTGACATCGACGGTCCCGAAGTGCCGATCATGGATGGCTCTTCCGCGCATTTCGTCCGCGGCATCATGCAAAAGGGCCTTCGTCGCCTGGGTGTGCCAGTCATGGCCTATCAGATGCTGAAGCCTGTCACGGTCAGCCAGGATGGTGCGACAGCAACCTTGCTACCCAGCAATCGCCTGACCATTGAATTCCACATTGATTTTGCCGAAGCCGCCATTGGCCGCCAGAGCAAAACACTTGATCTGCGCAATGGGTCCTTTGCCCGTGAGCTGTGTGACAGTCGGACGTTCTGTAGCCGCTCTGATGTAGAAACCATGCAGGCCAACGGTCTGGCTCTTGGTGGTGTGCCGGGTGAAAACGCCGTTGTGTTTGATGGTCCGCAGGTTGAAAGTGGTACTGGTCTGCGTCACCGGGATGAACCCGTCCGCCACAAGATGCTGGACGCGCTGGGAGATCTGTCGCTGGCAGGCGGTCCGGTGTTTGGACATTACATCGGCGAACGTGCAGGGCATTCCCTGACCAACACATTGCTGCGTGCGGTCTTTGCAACCCCTGGTGCCGTGCGCCAGGTGTCCTGTGATGCCGCCATGACGGCGCGCTTGCCCGGTCAGGGTTTGGTCTGGGCAGAGATTCCGACCGACGCGCGCCGCGTCGCGTAA
- a CDS encoding outer membrane protein assembly factor BamD, with product MIGMGAAAKTIGAVLLVAALSGCGGDGGAAKSSQPLEGFTPEQIYERGEFEMERNRTEDAAFYFSEIERLYPYSSWAKQALIMQAYAYHLGRDYEDSRAAAQRYIDFYPTEEDAAYAQYLLALSYYDQIDEVGRDQGLTFQALQSLRTVIEVYPDSEYTSSAILKFDLAFDHLAGKEMEIGRYYLRKGHYTSAVNRFRVVVEDFQTTSHTAEALHRLVEAYLSLGLVAEAQTAGAILGHNYQSTEWYEDSFKLLTQNGLKMRNVGNNWLSQIYRQSIKGEWL from the coding sequence ATGATTGGCATGGGGGCGGCAGCCAAAACCATCGGCGCGGTTCTTCTGGTAGCTGCGCTTTCGGGCTGCGGTGGAGACGGAGGCGCGGCCAAGAGTTCACAACCGCTGGAAGGCTTTACGCCGGAACAGATCTACGAACGCGGCGAATTCGAGATGGAACGCAACCGGACCGAGGATGCGGCGTTCTACTTCTCTGAAATCGAGCGGCTTTACCCCTATTCGTCCTGGGCGAAACAGGCGTTGATCATGCAGGCCTATGCCTATCACCTGGGCCGGGACTATGAGGACAGCCGGGCCGCTGCGCAGCGTTACATTGATTTTTATCCAACCGAGGAAGATGCCGCTTATGCGCAGTATCTTCTGGCGCTCAGCTATTATGACCAAATCGACGAAGTTGGTCGCGATCAGGGCCTGACCTTCCAGGCGCTGCAATCGCTGCGGACCGTGATCGAGGTCTATCCTGACAGTGAATATACCAGCTCTGCCATCCTGAAATTTGATCTCGCCTTTGACCATCTGGCGGGCAAGGAAATGGAAATCGGCCGATATTATCTGCGCAAGGGGCATTATACCTCTGCCGTGAACCGGTTCCGCGTTGTGGTCGAGGACTTTCAGACCACCAGCCATACCGCAGAGGCGTTGCACCGTCTGGTCGAAGCCTATCTGTCATTGGGGCTGGTGGCCGAGGCACAGACAGCTGGCGCCATTCTGGGCCATAACTATCAATCGACTGAATGGTATGAGGACAGCTTTAAGCTGCTGACACAAAACGGGCTGAAAATGCGCAATGTCGGCAATAATTGGCTGAGCCAGATCTACCGCCAGTCCATCAAGGGCGAGTGGCTGTAA